DNA from Kitasatospora acidiphila:
ACGTCGGGAGGCTGGGGTATCGCGGTCGGTGACTGGTCGGGTTGGACGGCCGGCCGCTGGGCGATGTGGGCCAGCCAGGCGCGCAGGTCGAGGACGCTGCCGGTGTTGTCGAGGACAAAGTCGGCCACCTCCAGGACTCGGTGGGCGCCGCGGGAAAGCTTGACCTCGTCCTTGGCGGCAACCGCTTGCGGGCAAGTTCCGGAGCGGGTTGCGCGTACGTCGAACGGCACGTCCAGGTAGACGATTTGCAGCACGTCGCCCATGAGTTCCTTCAACTCGGCGATGGAGGCGTCGTCGTGGACGGACTCGATGGTGAACAGGCGAACGTCGCGGTGCCCTTCGGCGAAGCGGTTCAGCTCCTCCAGCAGCAACTCGGCCTGGCGCGCAGCGGACAACTGGTAGGGGTCACTCAAACCCCGGCGCAGCGCGCCCTGCTGCAGGAGGTAGCCGATCTTCAGGCGCTGTGCGCCGTGGAAATCGACGAGGTACCGGGCGCTGGTGCTCTTGCCGCACTCGCTCAGGCCACCGAAGGCCACCACCTTGTCGATTCCCCGCGCCGGTCGCATGGTGACCGAGACGGCCTCATCGCGGCCGTAGAGCTTGTGGCGAGCCGCATTCGGGAGCCGGCGGCGCCCGGACATCACCTCGATGGTGAGGATGTCGATGGCGGCGCCGAGCTCGTCGCGTTGCTGGTGGAGCGTCGGCACCCTGCGAGCAATGAGGTCGTCGAGTACGGCGGCCCGCTCCGTGTGGAAGACACGAAGCGTCAGAACGCTCAGCCGGTCCAGGCTGCCGGCGATCGTCTCGGTGTGCACCGGGGTCTCGGCCGACGCGGTGGTGGCCAGGGTGGCCAAGACCTCGTCGGCTCGTTCGGCGAGCTGGTTGCGCTCGGCGTTCAGCTGGTCGATGGCCCGCTTGGCATCGGCCACCGCCACCGGGCTGGCGTCGGCCGCGCGAACGCGGTCTTCCGCCTCCCACAGGCGGCTGTTGACGGCGTGCAGGCCCTCCAGCGCCTGAGTCAGGCGGCGGCAGTCCTTGTCGGGCAGCGTTTGAACAGCCTCGGCCAGGCCGTCCGGGAGAATCAGGGGCGGGATCGGGAGGATCACGAGTCGTCTCCTGTCCGGAGAAACAGTGCGGGGATGATGCGTGCGGCGTGGGTGAGCAGGCGGACGTGGACGTCGTTGATGCTGCGGCCTTCACAGTCGATCACCGCTGCGTAAGTGCCTTTGCTGGCTTGAAGGGTGAGGACCTCGTGCAGGGTGTGCTGGTAGCGGACGTACACCCCGGTCCACACCCGGCCCTCGCGCACGCTGGTGATCGCGTAGCTGCGGGCAGCGTCACGCGAGGGCAGCAGCAGGATCGCTGCCTCCGGCTCGGCGGCCAGGCCGCTCTCAGCGGCGAGGGCTTCGATGCCGGCCAGCGCCTGCGCGCTGGTGAGGCTGTCCTTGATGGCGCTGGTGGCCGCGGCTGCCGCCAGGAGCATTGGCAGACCGCGATCCAACAGACCCACGGACTGCGGACTACGAGCCGCGGCTCGCATGGCGTGGCTGGCCAGCATCATGCCGGTCAGCTCCCTGGTGCTGACCTTCTCGAACCACCAGGTAGCGTAATCCCCTTGCGCGGCCCCATTCCACGGCGTCGGATCGTGATGGTGGATCGAACCGAGCGGCTGCAGTGCGGGATAGTGCTCGGCGATCCGCGCCAGGTGGGTGGTCTTGCCGACGTTGTCCGGCCCGTTCAAGCTCAGGAACCGCGGCAGCGCGTCGCGGCTCACCATTCGCTCACCGTTCGGATCGCCTCGATGTTGGCGGCGATGAAGTCGGCCAGCTGGGGCGGCATCAGCTGGATCCCGCGCACGGCCTCCGCCGTGAACGGCACCCGGACGACCTCGTAGCCGCCGCGCTCGGGCTTGGCGAACTCGGTGCCGGTGCGCGCCTCGAGGTCCATCTCCTTCAAGCGGGCCACGAAGATGTGCTGCACGCCCAGGCCCTCCTCCAGCTCGTCCGTGATCAGGTGGACGAGCCGGGGCGGGTGGATCGCGCCGCCCAGCTCCTCGAACACCTCTCGGTGCAGCGCCGCCTCAACGCTGTTGTCGCTGGACTCGACGCCCCCTCCGACCGTCACCCAGTACGGCTCGCGTCCGGGCTTGGTCCGCCGGATCAGCACCAGCTGGTCCAGCTCATCGCCGTCGAGCAGGATCACCCGGGCGTTGCGCTTCACGATCTGAGACATGGTCTGTGGACTCCTCGCGGTCACGACCGGACGGGTAACTCCGGTGAGACATCAGCATGGCGGCTGACGAACTGCATGAGGTTGAACGAGTGCCGCACCGCCGCCGTACCGCTGCCGAACCAAGATGGCTACGCTGGCCGTCCAATGCCGGTACTGTCGGTGACCCGTAGGGGGTGAGGGATGATCGGCGTGCAGCAGTGGAGTGGCAGGGAGGCCGCCCTTCTGTGTGCGGCTATGCGCAAGTCGCAGCGCGACTTCGCCGAGCACCTCGGGGTCAGCGACCGGACAGTGTCGAAATGGTTCGCCGGCGGAGCTGCCCTGATCCCGCGTCAGGAGTCACAGGCCATCCTGGACACCGCACTGGAGCGCTGCTCGCAGGACGCCCGCGCCCGCTTCGCCGAAGCTCTCGGGCAACGACCCGCCACCGGTTCGGTATCCGCCCCGATCGTCGTCGACTCCCACAAGTTCATCCCGGTCTACATCGGCGAGGACCTCGCCCGACACCTGCGCGGTTCGACGGCTGGTGCGCCGGAGGCGTGGCTGGAGCGCTCGTCCGCGCAGGTCAACCACCCTGACGGCGATTGCACGCTGCACCTGTTCGCCTGCGGTGTGGCCGTGTTCCATCTCGTCCAGCGCCGAGAGCCCTCCTCCCTCACCGATCTGGCCCTGTGGCGCTACCGCACCTACGCCGCCGACCTGCCCTGGGCCCGAACCGCGCTCGCCGGCGCCCTCGACATCCCAGCCGCGCAGGCTCCGAACCCGGAGTACGTCCTGTCCCTGTACTGGCTCGCCAGCAGCCCGTGGGCCGGCGACCAACTCGACACCGCCACCCGGCTACTGTCGACTCCGTCGGTTCTCGTCAACCGCACCAGCGCCACACCGCAGCCCCTCGACGCCTCGGTGGAGGACTCACTCCTCGCCAAGGGCTTCGAGCATCCCGACCTGGTCTCCTTCGGCATCCGCGGCGTCTCGACCGGCTACGCCGGCTGGTCCGGCGTGGCCTACGCCGCCCAGGACGCCGAACGGAGTCTGACCCTCGACGAGCTGATTGCCTGCGAGCTCGACGTCCAGGCGCTGTGGGCCTTCTGTCGCCAGATCCAGCA
Protein-coding regions in this window:
- a CDS encoding DUF4254 domain-containing protein, coding for MILPIPPLILPDGLAEAVQTLPDKDCRRLTQALEGLHAVNSRLWEAEDRVRAADASPVAVADAKRAIDQLNAERNQLAERADEVLATLATTASAETPVHTETIAGSLDRLSVLTLRVFHTERAAVLDDLIARRVPTLHQQRDELGAAIDILTIEVMSGRRRLPNAARHKLYGRDEAVSVTMRPARGIDKVVAFGGLSECGKSTSARYLVDFHGAQRLKIGYLLQQGALRRGLSDPYQLSAARQAELLLEELNRFAEGHRDVRLFTIESVHDDASIAELKELMGDVLQIVYLDVPFDVRATRSGTCPQAVAAKDEVKLSRGAHRVLEVADFVLDNTGSVLDLRAWLAHIAQRPAVQPDQSPTAIPQPPDVPTTVADATAALADTLRSAGPAVQLAALTGSPVQGAWIPGWSDLDLLVVADHQAAPAVSRALADYRRRLGDVASVGLTLVTADELLAHRLVPRLAFALYNIQNGMPVLHRTATLHVPVITPDDLARAAVRELPQVVITLRRLRAEATPGILRQLYKHIVLAARLILRENGQWTSGPDQILAAASNLPGLGPLDLPTLQSVADAWREGTPDNALSTVIAAADRLLAWYALQLAA
- a CDS encoding NUDIX hydrolase, with amino-acid sequence MSQIVKRNARVILLDGDELDQLVLIRRTKPGREPYWVTVGGGVESSDNSVEAALHREVFEELGGAIHPPRLVHLITDELEEGLGVQHIFVARLKEMDLEARTGTEFAKPERGGYEVVRVPFTAEAVRGIQLMPPQLADFIAANIEAIRTVSEW